One window from the genome of Pedobacter schmidteae encodes:
- a CDS encoding RNA polymerase sigma factor: protein MFLENDDRIYWEQMRAGDKQALFELYNNMYFHLIRFGLKLSADDELVKDCVNQIFLNLWDKRERLNAVENVKSYLMTSLKRCMLDQLAYTDKMSDALNKMGAEEEWEELSYEEIMIRLQQDDELKQKLQLAIKQLTPRQMELIQMKFFEGLTYEQIAERTSQTMKTAYNTIYDAIKTLKKLLK, encoded by the coding sequence ATGTTTTTGGAGAATGATGATCGGATTTATTGGGAACAAATGCGTGCCGGAGATAAACAGGCATTGTTTGAGCTATACAATAATATGTACTTCCATCTGATCCGTTTTGGTTTAAAACTGAGCGCCGACGACGAACTGGTAAAGGATTGTGTAAACCAGATTTTTTTGAACTTATGGGATAAACGTGAGCGCCTCAATGCAGTAGAAAATGTGAAATCCTATCTGATGACTTCCTTGAAGCGCTGCATGCTTGATCAATTGGCTTATACCGATAAAATGTCTGATGCGCTGAATAAAATGGGTGCTGAAGAAGAATGGGAAGAACTTTCGTATGAAGAGATCATGATACGCCTGCAGCAGGATGATGAACTGAAACAAAAGTTGCAACTGGCCATAAAGCAACTTACACCAAGGCAAATGGAGTTGATTCAGATGAAATTTTTTGAAGGCTTAACTTATGAACAGATTGCAGAACGTACTTCGCAGACCATGAAAACGGCATATAATACCATTTATGACGCCATCAAAACACTCAAAAAACTCCTGAAATAA
- the rpsF gene encoding 30S ribosomal protein S6 has translation MNQYETVIVLTPLLSEDVAKEAIAKFSKIITESGAEIVQEDNWGLRKLAYPIEKKASGFFHLTEYKSSGELISKLELELKRDERVLRFLTIKLDRHAVAYNEKKRSGAFNKKPKKEEVAG, from the coding sequence ATGAATCAGTACGAAACTGTTATCGTTCTAACCCCGTTGTTGTCAGAAGATGTAGCGAAAGAGGCAATTGCCAAATTTAGCAAAATCATCACTGAGAGCGGAGCCGAAATTGTTCAAGAGGACAATTGGGGTTTGAGAAAATTAGCGTATCCGATTGAGAAAAAAGCAAGCGGATTCTTCCACCTTACAGAGTACAAATCTTCAGGTGAATTAATTAGTAAATTGGAATTAGAGCTTAAGCGTGATGAGCGTGTGCTACGTTTCCTTACCATTAAATTAGACCGTCATGCGGTTGCATATAATGAGAAAAAACGCAGTGGTGCTTTTAACAAAAAACCTAAGAAAGAGGAGGTTGCAGGATAA
- the mtgA gene encoding monofunctional biosynthetic peptidoglycan transglycosylase: MAQKKRSNSKSKQSFTKKITALLGRILVWFLLVSVLWVLIYRFVNPPITLLMVLRNIERKSDDKPAKMEKEWVDFVDMSDNMKRAAVSAEDQLFLTHIGFDVKAIEKAFATNKKGKKIKGGSTISQQTAKNVFLWPGRSWVRKGFEAYFTLLIEMLWSKERILEVYLNVIEMGDGIYGAEAAAQAYFGKSCTSLTRSQAALIAACFPNPRRWTPKKPTRYIKHRQYLILKNMRRLGPLDF, translated from the coding sequence ATGGCACAGAAAAAACGTTCAAACAGTAAATCCAAACAATCTTTTACAAAAAAAATCACAGCATTATTAGGCCGAATCCTTGTATGGTTTTTGCTGGTTAGTGTATTGTGGGTGCTGATTTATCGTTTTGTGAACCCTCCCATTACTTTATTGATGGTTTTGCGCAATATTGAACGCAAGAGCGATGATAAGCCCGCTAAAATGGAAAAAGAATGGGTAGACTTTGTGGATATGTCTGATAACATGAAACGTGCAGCTGTATCGGCCGAGGATCAATTGTTTTTAACCCATATAGGTTTTGATGTGAAGGCGATTGAAAAAGCCTTTGCTACAAATAAAAAAGGGAAAAAGATAAAAGGCGGGAGCACTATTTCTCAGCAGACTGCCAAGAATGTATTTTTATGGCCTGGACGTTCCTGGGTTCGCAAAGGCTTTGAAGCTTATTTTACCCTACTGATAGAAATGCTGTGGAGCAAAGAAAGGATTTTGGAGGTTTACCTCAATGTGATTGAGATGGGAGATGGAATTTATGGTGCAGAGGCCGCTGCACAGGCTTATTTCGGTAAGTCATGTACTAGTCTTACCCGCTCTCAGGCCGCATTAATTGCCGCCTGTTTTCCAAATCCACGGAGATGGACACCTAAGAAACCTACCCGTTATATCAAACATCGCCAATACCTGATCCTGAAAAATATGAGAAGATTAGGTCCGCTGGATTTCTGA
- a CDS encoding AraC family transcriptional regulator, translating to MKHAKPSFEIIEPSFGSSFYYSKYEENINNKAHVWHYHPEVEMVFVNGGSGKRQIGSHVSYYTNGDLILIGSNLPHCGFTDTHTGNKNETVIQMKPEFLGSVFLDLNETKWISDLFNKAKAGIAFGPETKKAVGSQIEIMDRQQPFQRLLTLLTVLKELENAKDYKILNAAGFSMEMQVQDNDRISMVFNYVKDHFQEEINLMNIAEMANMTVPSFCRYFKKITKKTFTHFVNEYRIVHASKLLAEKQISIANISYESGFNNFSHFNKLFKEFTGKNASQYRKELRSVFK from the coding sequence ATGAAACACGCGAAACCAAGTTTTGAAATTATTGAACCCTCGTTTGGCAGTTCTTTTTATTATTCAAAATATGAAGAGAACATCAACAACAAAGCACATGTATGGCATTACCATCCAGAAGTTGAAATGGTTTTTGTAAATGGTGGAAGCGGGAAGCGACAAATTGGAAGTCATGTATCCTACTATACAAATGGCGACCTCATCCTCATCGGCAGCAACCTTCCTCATTGCGGCTTTACCGATACCCATACAGGTAATAAAAACGAAACCGTTATTCAGATGAAGCCAGAATTCCTGGGATCTGTGTTTCTGGACTTAAACGAAACGAAATGGATTTCAGACTTATTCAATAAAGCAAAAGCAGGTATTGCTTTTGGCCCCGAAACGAAAAAAGCAGTAGGTAGCCAAATTGAAATTATGGACCGGCAGCAGCCTTTTCAACGATTGCTGACCCTTTTGACGGTTTTAAAGGAGCTGGAAAATGCTAAAGACTACAAGATTTTAAATGCTGCCGGTTTTTCGATGGAAATGCAGGTACAGGACAATGACCGGATCAGTATGGTTTTTAACTATGTAAAAGACCATTTTCAGGAAGAGATCAACTTGATGAACATCGCTGAAATGGCCAATATGACTGTCCCTTCATTCTGCAGATATTTCAAAAAAATCACAAAAAAAACATTTACCCACTTTGTTAACGAATACCGGATTGTGCATGCTTCCAAACTACTGGCCGAAAAACAAATCAGCATTGCCAACATCAGCTACGAAAGTGGGTTTAATAATTTCAGTCATTTTAACAAGCTGTTTAAAGAATTTACAGGCAAAAATGCTTCTCAATACCGCAAAGAATTACGTTCAGTATTTAAATAA
- the rpsR gene encoding 30S ribosomal protein S18, with protein sequence MAKDQIQYVTAPKVDDNRKKYCRFRKNGIKYIDYKDANFLLKFINDQGKLLPRRLTGTSLKFQRKVAQAVKRARHIGLLPFVADQLK encoded by the coding sequence ATGGCTAAAGATCAAATACAATATGTTACTGCTCCAAAAGTGGACGATAACAGAAAAAAATATTGCCGTTTCAGAAAAAATGGTATTAAATATATTGATTATAAAGACGCAAACTTCTTGTTAAAATTCATCAATGATCAAGGTAAATTATTACCTCGCCGTTTAACCGGTACTTCATTGAAATTTCAACGTAAAGTGGCTCAAGCGGTAAAACGTGCACGTCACATTGGTTTGTTGCCTTTTGTTGCTGACCAATTAAAATAG
- a CDS encoding RagB/SusD family nutrient uptake outer membrane protein: MKNKIYQRFAMLVAVVICTASCAKLDLKPTDYILQEKAFRSIADVNLGLIGAYAPIDYSTLSLSATISDEAMYPQENDVGNSDAFRWLYTGASGSVTSFYYNNYQAIDRVNRVLEAMDKLTFTGTDIDLANRYRGELLALRAYLHFELLRGYAAAYQPGAMGVTYMEKSAISYPKRDNFEVVIARAKTDLIAAKALIPPTFNDKTRITRLAISAIQARVALYEKNWADAATYATEVINAMPLATKTQFPGLWTDANDSEVIWKLKRVVGDSRTGDFFFRQSGSKVLYAPSFKLIAAFDQANDIRYPAYIKFDASRTGTKSKYLVNKYIGGNSSAPGLADVKQFRTGEMYLIRAEARAESTGDAAADINALRAARINGYVNATFADKPALITAIYEERFKELALEGHRFFDLRRRNLSIERLPADAAPSLSATTLLPTAAQYALPISNTELSINKNIFQNPNY, encoded by the coding sequence ATGAAGAACAAGATATATCAAAGATTTGCAATGCTTGTTGCTGTGGTTATATGCACTGCATCATGCGCCAAGCTGGATTTGAAACCAACAGATTATATACTTCAGGAAAAAGCTTTCAGAAGTATTGCTGACGTTAATTTAGGACTTATTGGTGCCTATGCGCCAATCGATTATTCGACTTTGAGTTTAAGCGCTACCATTTCTGATGAAGCAATGTATCCTCAGGAAAATGATGTAGGTAACTCGGATGCGTTCAGATGGCTATATACGGGAGCTAGTGGATCTGTAACCAGCTTTTATTATAATAATTACCAGGCAATTGACAGGGTAAACCGGGTGCTGGAGGCTATGGATAAACTGACTTTTACAGGAACTGACATAGATCTTGCCAATCGTTATCGTGGCGAATTGCTGGCGCTAAGGGCATATTTGCATTTTGAACTGCTTAGAGGCTATGCTGCTGCTTACCAGCCTGGAGCCATGGGTGTTACCTATATGGAAAAATCGGCCATCTCTTATCCGAAAAGAGATAATTTTGAGGTGGTGATAGCCAGGGCTAAAACAGATCTGATTGCTGCCAAAGCTTTGATCCCACCCACTTTTAATGATAAAACCAGGATCACCAGGCTGGCAATTTCGGCCATTCAGGCCCGCGTAGCTTTGTATGAAAAGAATTGGGCTGATGCGGCGACCTATGCAACTGAGGTGATCAATGCTATGCCTCTGGCTACAAAAACACAGTTCCCGGGATTGTGGACAGATGCAAATGATAGTGAGGTAATCTGGAAACTGAAGCGTGTGGTTGGCGACTCCAGGACTGGCGATTTCTTTTTCAGGCAGTCGGGCAGCAAGGTTTTATATGCACCTTCATTTAAATTAATTGCGGCGTTTGATCAGGCAAATGATATCCGTTATCCTGCCTATATTAAATTTGATGCGAGCAGAACGGGGACCAAATCGAAATACCTGGTAAACAAATATATTGGTGGCAATTCTTCTGCGCCGGGTTTGGCTGATGTAAAACAGTTTAGGACAGGCGAAATGTACCTGATCAGGGCAGAGGCCCGGGCCGAATCAACCGGAGATGCAGCTGCAGATATCAATGCATTGCGGGCGGCAAGGATTAATGGTTATGTAAATGCGACTTTTGCCGATAAACCCGCTTTGATTACGGCTATTTACGAGGAGCGCTTTAAAGAACTGGCCCTGGAAGGACACCGCTTTTTCGATTTAAGAAGAAGAAACCTGTCTATTGAAAGATTGCCGGCCGATGCGGCGCCTAGCTTGAGTGCAACAACCTTATTGCCTACGGCTGCCCAGTATGCTTTGCCTATTTCAAATACGGAATTATCAATCAATAAAAATATTTTTCAAAACCCTAACTATTAG
- a CDS encoding cyanophycinase has product MMKYAIFPAVLTFFISATGCGKASDGPIQPPVVVAPVVTRPASIGIVGDTSDVVRTVNGGAVLMGGGADVEPAFKWMIDRSGGGDVVIIRVTGTDAYNSFVNKLGTVNSVETLKIDSRELANSDAVARIIRNAEMLFIAGGDQSDYMRLWRGTKVGDALNYLLKDKKVPFGGTSAGCAILGGFYFSGEGASVVSEEALANPYAPNITLYNNDFLQVPYLQQVIADQHFLTRSREGRTVAFLGRIAKDWNVWAKGVAVDERTAVCIDKDGKARVFGSSKAYFILPDATKPAEQFLSGRPVIWKQNDQAIPVYEIQATETGNGNFNFANFNQAEANGGSWYWWSINNGQLTKAPQ; this is encoded by the coding sequence ATGATGAAATACGCTATTTTTCCCGCAGTTCTCACCTTTTTCATCTCTGCTACCGGATGTGGAAAAGCATCTGATGGCCCTATACAGCCACCTGTTGTGGTTGCTCCCGTGGTAACCAGGCCTGCTTCCATTGGCATTGTTGGCGACACCAGTGATGTGGTCAGGACCGTCAACGGTGGGGCAGTTTTGATGGGCGGCGGTGCCGATGTAGAGCCGGCCTTCAAATGGATGATAGACAGAAGTGGCGGTGGCGATGTGGTAATTATAAGGGTAACTGGTACCGATGCCTATAATTCTTTTGTCAACAAGCTGGGGACTGTAAACTCTGTGGAGACTTTGAAAATTGACAGCCGGGAACTGGCCAATAGTGATGCTGTGGCAAGGATCATCCGCAATGCAGAAATGCTTTTCATTGCCGGGGGCGACCAAAGTGACTACATGCGACTTTGGCGTGGCACAAAAGTAGGCGATGCATTAAACTATTTGCTAAAGGATAAGAAAGTCCCTTTTGGTGGAACAAGTGCAGGTTGTGCCATTCTAGGAGGCTTTTACTTTAGCGGCGAAGGTGCCAGTGTGGTATCAGAAGAGGCATTGGCCAACCCTTATGCCCCTAACATCACGCTATATAACAACGATTTTTTACAGGTGCCCTATTTACAACAGGTGATTGCCGACCAGCATTTTCTGACGCGTTCACGGGAAGGGCGGACTGTGGCTTTTCTGGGTAGAATTGCTAAAGATTGGAACGTGTGGGCAAAGGGTGTTGCGGTTGATGAGCGTACCGCGGTATGTATAGATAAAGACGGGAAGGCCAGAGTGTTCGGCAGTAGCAAAGCCTATTTCATTTTGCCCGATGCAACGAAGCCTGCAGAGCAGTTTTTAAGCGGTAGACCTGTGATATGGAAGCAGAATGATCAAGCCATTCCGGTTTATGAAATTCAGGCTACTGAAACGGGGAACGGAAATTTTAATTTTGCTAATTTTAATCAGGCTGAAGCCAACGGGGGCAGCTGGTACTGGTGGAGTATAAATAATGGGCAGCTGACAAAAGCGCCGCAATAA
- a CDS encoding FecR family protein has product MQLPKDDFSVEDLVCNESFQQYCLGTELETQILWKEWIEHHPEHQQKFEAAKKMVDLLSLKQGSRLHQLKELRIGIKQREALQRSLGFKSVAGVDSAVTKRKLSKTYRYLTGAAAAIAIVISFYFIADQYFAYRYSQKVTQDEKIVITSGNALRKTVILADGTLITLGKESSIVLHQQFNAHKRELWLRGEAFFDVKHDVSRPFTVHTVFDEVNVLGTTFNIKAYPGAEAMETALIKGSVQVNSRQYPGYSVILKPNQKLVSNKVYDLNKDRDPHTQFKISAIKSVANGAPPVEIKWVQNRLDIDNQSLSAIAHQLQQWYGIEILITDDAVGKYRYSGIFENETIIKTLEALQLSYPFTFKMEQNRIVISK; this is encoded by the coding sequence ATGCAACTACCCAAAGATGATTTTTCTGTAGAAGATCTGGTTTGTAATGAGTCATTTCAGCAATATTGTCTGGGAACTGAACTGGAAACACAGATCTTATGGAAGGAATGGATAGAACACCATCCCGAACATCAGCAGAAGTTTGAAGCAGCAAAAAAAATGGTAGACCTCCTGAGTTTAAAACAAGGGAGCAGGCTTCATCAGTTAAAAGAACTGAGGATAGGTATTAAGCAGCGTGAAGCCTTGCAGCGTAGCCTAGGCTTTAAGAGCGTTGCCGGGGTTGATTCCGCTGTTACCAAAAGAAAGTTGTCTAAAACGTATCGCTATCTTACCGGTGCTGCTGCGGCAATTGCCATTGTGATTTCTTTCTATTTTATTGCAGACCAATACTTTGCTTACAGGTATTCCCAAAAAGTAACACAAGACGAAAAAATCGTCATCACTTCTGGTAATGCCCTCAGGAAAACCGTGATTTTAGCAGACGGGACATTGATTACCCTTGGAAAGGAAAGTTCAATTGTATTGCATCAGCAATTTAATGCACATAAAAGAGAATTATGGCTAAGAGGCGAAGCCTTTTTTGATGTAAAACATGATGTTTCCCGACCGTTTACAGTACATACCGTTTTTGATGAGGTAAACGTTTTGGGAACAACATTTAACATTAAAGCTTATCCTGGTGCTGAAGCCATGGAAACCGCTTTGATAAAAGGTAGTGTGCAGGTAAATTCCCGCCAATATCCCGGTTACTCGGTTATATTGAAACCGAATCAAAAACTGGTTAGCAACAAAGTATATGACCTGAATAAGGATCGGGATCCCCATACTCAATTTAAAATTTCAGCTATCAAATCCGTTGCCAATGGAGCACCACCCGTGGAGATCAAATGGGTTCAAAATAGGTTGGACATAGATAACCAATCTTTGTCTGCCATCGCACATCAGCTTCAACAATGGTATGGAATAGAAATCCTGATTACGGATGATGCAGTTGGGAAGTACCGGTATTCGGGCATTTTTGAAAATGAAACCATCATAAAAACACTCGAGGCGCTCCAGCTTTCTTATCCTTTTACCTTTAAAATGGAGCAAAACAGAATTGTAATTAGCAAATAA
- the rplI gene encoding 50S ribosomal protein L9 has protein sequence MEIILKQDIKSLGEKDDIVSVKPGYGRNYLIPQGFAQLATPSAKKVLAENLKQAAFKQDKIKKDAEGIAERLAAVKLSIGAKAGETGKIFGAVNTIMIADALKQQGFDVDRRRITFETEPKFVGEYVANLNLHKEVKVKVPFEVVAE, from the coding sequence ATGGAAATTATTTTAAAACAAGATATCAAATCCCTAGGGGAAAAAGATGATATCGTTTCTGTAAAGCCAGGATACGGCCGTAACTACCTGATCCCTCAAGGATTTGCACAGTTGGCTACTCCTTCAGCTAAAAAAGTATTAGCAGAAAACTTAAAGCAAGCTGCTTTTAAACAAGATAAAATTAAGAAAGATGCTGAAGGCATTGCTGAGCGTTTAGCTGCAGTGAAATTGTCTATCGGTGCTAAAGCTGGGGAAACAGGTAAGATTTTTGGTGCAGTAAATACCATTATGATTGCTGACGCATTGAAACAACAAGGTTTTGATGTTGACCGTCGCCGTATCACTTTCGAAACTGAGCCTAAATTTGTTGGCGAATATGTTGCCAACTTAAACTTACACAAAGAAGTGAAAGTTAAAGTTCCTTTCGAAGTTGTAGCTGAATAA
- a CDS encoding SusC/RagA family TonB-linked outer membrane protein, protein MRKNVLLEHLGKYPITRDSFLRMKLTGILLLLMCMQVSAGSFAQQKISIRASQSSIKYLLKEIERQTEYRFVYSHNTLSNDKKISLNLSNASLDETMKYLLKETSLTYILKESSLVVIYPISATEKKDVLVTGKVVDTEGRPLPGISVKVSGLSVATATDGNGNFTLRIPDGNASLEFSSVGFLRQVVAVGNKTVINVILIPDSRGLQEVVITGYTNYEKSKSASASSLVTSDKINQVPGLTLDQILQGRAPGMSVISSSGQPGQNATVTIRGISSINGSRSPLMILDGIPIESGYMQTINPEDIESATVLKDASATALYGSRGANGVIVYVTKKGKAGRVAVSYNSQYGFSNLSRPNFVMMNTEERLRFEEEIGLEGRNLGPGWTYSPKNPAYAAGTPASRARADFILDSLRNINTDWRDIFFQRGRFQEQQVSISGGNEKLRFYNSLNYYKQDGVAKRTGMERYALRSNLDFQDDKFSGSVNLSLGYSQSSFIDGAGNTTAGTPMSAVYYALPYEYPYASDGTLVHPGISSQPKYNILDQREGTLALERLLNSTNKTDQFKSIVGVSFAYQILPYLKASTRMGIDYRNSSDEAYINPDSYYGSRSNSNTLGGKGRLDEASRRNFNIVSTTGLTYSQIFNNRHELEVSGFYEYLYNNFKSISYTGFGIDSRLPETPAGVTVSSTFLPSLGGSKTTSALASIMGVARYTLDNKYTLTGSYRYDGSTTVAPKNKWRGFYSVGASWDAKKEDFLKDMELIPDLKFRASYGTTASPFASEFNYLAFYGSTSYGGVAGIRPVTAGNVDYDWEFVKSLNIGFDLTLFKHSRLRLSADYYNKTTHNMFIDQPAPAPSGFGSLPLSSGLMRNRGVEFDISGDVIKTADFIWTIGANAGYNKNKILRVSDVTQFFPDGDTRIIQVGLPYGTYNAPQWAGVNPKTGEAQYYNPDGNITTTYNAAIQNTTRSGSFFPTFTGGFNTALTYKGFSASALFSFVSDVMRWNNEDLYNENQRYATSNQSIRMLEDRWKKEGDNAILQRFDIPRNFTSKDIQDASFLRLRNVTLGYSLPKSILDHTKFIKGVKIFVQGQNLYTWTSWRGLDPENNDVYGRFQYPNTRTYTAGLNVNF, encoded by the coding sequence ATGAGAAAAAATGTACTTTTAGAACATTTAGGCAAGTACCCGATAACCAGGGATTCTTTTTTAAGGATGAAACTCACGGGGATCTTATTACTACTGATGTGCATGCAAGTATCGGCGGGAAGCTTTGCTCAACAGAAAATAAGTATCAGGGCCAGTCAGAGCAGTATCAAGTATCTTTTGAAAGAGATTGAAAGACAAACGGAATATCGTTTTGTTTACAGTCACAATACTTTATCAAATGATAAAAAGATATCGTTAAACCTGAGTAATGCTTCGCTGGATGAAACGATGAAATACCTTTTAAAGGAAACATCACTTACCTATATACTGAAGGAAAGCAGCCTTGTAGTGATTTATCCGATTTCCGCGACTGAGAAGAAAGATGTTTTGGTTACCGGAAAAGTGGTCGACACAGAAGGACGACCTTTACCGGGTATATCAGTTAAAGTATCAGGTTTGTCGGTTGCTACAGCTACGGATGGAAATGGCAATTTTACGCTTCGCATTCCTGATGGCAATGCCAGTCTTGAGTTCTCATCTGTAGGCTTTCTAAGACAGGTAGTTGCTGTAGGTAATAAAACGGTGATTAATGTAATTTTGATACCTGATAGCAGAGGACTTCAGGAGGTGGTGATTACGGGGTACACTAACTATGAAAAAAGTAAATCCGCCAGTGCATCAAGTCTGGTTACCTCAGATAAGATTAATCAGGTGCCGGGCTTAACCCTGGATCAGATTTTACAGGGACGAGCGCCGGGAATGAGTGTGATATCAAGTTCTGGTCAGCCAGGCCAGAATGCAACGGTAACGATCCGGGGTATAAGTAGCATCAATGGCTCCAGGAGCCCACTGATGATTTTAGATGGGATCCCTATTGAATCGGGGTATATGCAAACGATCAATCCGGAAGATATTGAATCAGCTACGGTATTAAAAGATGCATCAGCCACTGCATTATATGGATCCAGAGGTGCAAATGGCGTTATTGTGTATGTCACAAAAAAAGGAAAAGCGGGTAGGGTAGCTGTAAGTTACAATTCGCAGTATGGTTTTTCTAACCTGAGCAGGCCTAATTTTGTGATGATGAACACCGAGGAGCGCTTGCGTTTTGAAGAAGAGATAGGGCTGGAAGGTAGAAATCTGGGGCCGGGCTGGACCTATTCGCCAAAAAATCCGGCCTATGCGGCTGGGACTCCAGCGAGTCGTGCCAGGGCCGATTTTATCCTGGACAGTTTAAGGAATATCAATACCGACTGGAGAGATATCTTTTTTCAACGTGGAAGGTTTCAGGAGCAACAAGTTAGTATAAGCGGAGGAAATGAAAAGCTACGTTTTTACAACTCACTCAATTATTATAAGCAGGATGGAGTGGCCAAACGCACCGGAATGGAACGTTACGCATTAAGGAGTAACCTCGATTTTCAGGATGATAAATTTAGCGGAAGCGTAAACCTATCGTTGGGGTATTCCCAATCCAGTTTTATAGACGGTGCAGGTAATACCACTGCAGGTACACCGATGTCCGCCGTTTATTATGCGCTGCCTTATGAATATCCTTACGCTTCTGATGGCACCCTGGTACATCCGGGGATCAGTAGCCAGCCCAAATATAATATCCTTGACCAGCGCGAAGGTACACTTGCTTTGGAGCGCCTGTTAAATTCAACTAACAAAACCGACCAGTTTAAATCTATCGTTGGCGTTTCATTTGCCTACCAGATTTTGCCCTATTTAAAAGCCAGCACCCGTATGGGGATCGATTACAGAAATTCTTCCGATGAGGCTTATATAAATCCTGATTCTTACTACGGATCCAGGTCAAATTCTAATACGTTGGGTGGCAAGGGACGTTTAGATGAAGCCAGCCGAAGGAATTTTAATATTGTGTCTACCACAGGCTTAACCTATTCACAAATATTTAACAACCGGCATGAGCTGGAAGTATCGGGGTTTTATGAATATTTATATAACAATTTTAAATCGATCAGTTATACCGGTTTTGGCATTGACAGCCGTTTACCGGAAACTCCTGCAGGAGTTACAGTTAGTTCTACCTTTTTGCCGTCATTGGGCGGTAGTAAAACTACCAGTGCGCTGGCTTCCATTATGGGAGTAGCGCGCTATACGCTCGACAATAAGTATACCCTTACCGGAAGTTATCGTTATGATGGTTCGACAACGGTAGCGCCGAAAAACAAATGGCGTGGATTTTATTCAGTGGGCGCCAGCTGGGATGCAAAAAAAGAAGATTTCCTGAAAGATATGGAGCTGATTCCTGATTTGAAATTCAGGGCCAGTTACGGAACTACGGCCAGCCCTTTTGCATCAGAATTTAATTACCTTGCTTTTTACGGCAGTACTTCTTACGGTGGTGTAGCAGGAATAAGACCTGTTACTGCTGGAAATGTGGATTACGATTGGGAGTTTGTAAAATCACTTAACATCGGTTTTGATTTGACATTGTTTAAGCATAGCAGGTTACGTTTAAGTGCCGACTATTACAATAAGACAACCCACAATATGTTTATCGACCAGCCTGCACCTGCACCTTCCGGATTTGGCAGTTTGCCATTAAGCTCGGGACTGATGCGGAACCGTGGTGTGGAATTTGACATCAGTGGTGATGTCATTAAAACGGCAGATTTTATCTGGACTATAGGGGCCAATGCGGGATACAACAAAAATAAGATATTGCGTGTGAGTGATGTGACCCAATTTTTTCCAGATGGTGATACGCGGATTATACAGGTCGGGTTGCCTTATGGTACCTATAATGCTCCGCAATGGGCAGGTGTAAATCCTAAAACAGGTGAAGCCCAATATTATAATCCGGATGGAAACATTACCACCACTTATAATGCCGCTATACAAAATACCACCAGGTCGGGCAGTTTCTTCCCAACGTTTACCGGAGGGTTTAACACTGCATTGACTTACAAAGGGTTCTCGGCATCGGCTTTGTTTTCTTTTGTATCGGATGTGATGCGTTGGAACAATGAGGACCTTTATAACGAAAATCAACGTTATGCAACCAGTAATCAATCTATAAGGATGCTGGAGGATCGCTGGAAGAAAGAAGGAGACAATGCGATATTACAACGCTTCGATATTCCACGGAACTTTACCTCCAAAGATATTCAGGACGCATCGTTCCTGAGGTTAAGAAATGTGACACTGGGTTATAGCCTTCCGAAAAGTATTTTAGACCATACTAAATTCATTAAAGGAGTAAAAATATTTGTTCAGGGCCAGAATTTATACACCTGGACCAGCTGGCGAGGTTTGGATCCGGAAAATAATGACGTGTATGGCAGATTCCAGTATCCCAATACCCGTACTTACACAGCGGGACTTAATGTTAACTTTTAA